A single region of the Brachypodium distachyon strain Bd21 chromosome 3, Brachypodium_distachyon_v3.0, whole genome shotgun sequence genome encodes:
- the LOC100840122 gene encoding putative clathrin assembly protein At5g35200, which yields MAGGGTSIRKYVGALKDSTTVGIAKVNSDYKRMDIAIVKATNHEETPAKEKYIRDIFQHLSAGRARADVAYCIRALARRLSKTRNWAVALKTLMVIHRALREVDPTFRQELISYGRSTGHMLHMSYFKDDSSPEAWDHSAWVRNYALFLEERLESFRVLKYDVEVDPLGTRDLDITGLLEQLPALEQLLFRLLGCEPHGSSRYNTIIQHAFSMVALESVRIHTAINDGILNLVDKFFEMQRDDAIRALDIYKRAINQARKLSDFYDTCKSIHIGGRGEKLLRIEQPPASFLQAMEEYVKEAPLAPRTQAVVLAIEDIRKPEEEEASTSPPPPVSTSEQEAEPEPVKEVAPRAEPIDLLGMDEPISDTSELDQKNALALAIVVQPDNAAKDPSSSEKMSSSWELALITSPSSNEHTATSSKLAGGLDLLSLDSLYDDAQRGTQQHASYNPWDQQAAPVASSAPMAMTMMQQQQPMNNSFYASAHHQQQQAFMLQQQQQQQQAFMLQQQQQQQYQQQYYQQMMMMTGQQSVHHQASSNPFAGSYMPSSGHPYGQLHARNTYTGTGMM from the exons ATGGCCGGCGGTGGCACGAGCATCAGGAAGTATGTTGGCGCCCTCAAGGACTCAACGACCGTTGGCATCGCCAAAGTAAACAGCGATTATAAG CGAATGGACATCGCTATTGTCAAGGCCACAAACCATGAAGAGACTCCTGCAAAGGAGAAGTACATAAGAG ATATTTTTCAGCATCTTTCTGCAGGGAGGGCTCGGGCAGATGTAGCCTACTGTATTCGTGCCCTTGCTAGACGTCTTTCGAAGACCCGGAACTGGGCT gtTGCGCTGAAGACACTAATGGTCATACACCGTGCCCTTCGCGAGGTTGATCCTACTTTCCGCCAAGAGCTCATTAGTTATGGAAGATCTACTGGCCATATGCTCCACATGTCCTATTTCAAAGATGATTCTAGTCCAGAAG CTTGGGATCATTCTGCATGGGTGCGCAATTATGCTTTATTTTTGGAAGAGAGACTTGAATCTTTCCGTGTGCTGAAATATGACGTCGAAGTGGATCCGTTG GGAACTCGTGATCTTGATATAACTGGCTTGCTTGAGCAACTGCCAGCATTGGAGCAGCTTCTTTTTCGCTTACTGGGTTGCGAG CCACATGGGTCATCACGTTATAACACCATAATCCAGCATGCTTTTTCAATG GTCGCTCTGGAGAGTGTCAGGATCCATACAGCTATCAATGATGGTATACTCAATCTGGTTGACAAG TTCTTTGAGATGCAAAGGGATGATGCTATTAGAGCCCTGGACATATATAAAAGAGCAATTAATCAG GCACGGAAACTTTCAGACTTTTATGATACATGTAAAAGCATACATATTGGTGGGCGTGGCGAGAAGTTGTTAAGAATTGAACAG CCTCCTGCGTCATTCTTGCAAGCTATGGAAGAGTATGTGAAAGAAGCTCCCCTTGCTCCAAGAACTCAG GCTGTTGTACTAGCAATAGAGGACATAAGAAAaccagaagaggaagaagcatcaacctcacctcctcctccagtaTCAACTTCAGAACAAGAAGCTGAACCAGAGCCAGTTAAAGAAGTCGCACCCAGAGCTGAGCCAATAGATTTGCTG GGGATGGATGAACCTATCTCTGACACATCTGAACTAGATCAAAAGAATGCTTTGGCCTTAGCAATTGTTGTTCAACCAG ATAACGCAGCTAAAGATCCTTCTAGTTCTGAAAAGATGTCCAGTAGCTGGGAGCTGGCACTCATCACCTCCCCCAGTTCAAACGAACATACTGCTACTTCAAGCAAATTG GCCGGTGGACTGGACCTGCTCAGCCTCGACAGCCTGTACGATGATGCGCAGCGGGGCACGCAGCAGCACGCGAGCTACAACCCCTGGGATCAGCAAGCCGCCCCAGTGGCATCATCAGCTCCGATGGCAATGACgatgatgcagcagcagcagccgatgAACAACTCATTCTACGCCTCTGCGcatcaccagcagcagcaggctttcatgctccagcagcagcagcagcagcagcaggccttcatgctccagcagcagcagcagcagcagtatcAGCAGCAGTACTACCagcagatgatgatgatgactgGACAACAGTCTGTTCATCATCAGGCCTCTTCCAATCCTTTTGCCGGCTCGTACATgcccagcagcggccaccCTTATGGTCAGCTCCATGCCCGCAACACGTACACTGGAACGGGGATGATGTAG
- the LOC104584305 gene encoding F-box/LRR-repeat protein At3g59190: MSIFLDNWLLSRAHRVYCPIAGSTARSFGAGHLFDEMSIWRSTKRQSMETAVAGHEDRISTLPDELLQYMMSFLLSRDAVRTCVLAKRWRALWKSVPALRIGDIESYHSVHSFSRFVDELLRLRDPAPMHECEIRSNYMQNNDEVFQSMLLSIQYALSCQVQVLRVSFRSHAENMTFVSSHLKSLKLCHIWFWDCSIDFSRCQVLEELEMENCGIFENIFSPSLRHLNINGGCTQSGSCTRISTPHLIGLKLGDFWGLTPLLDRMPSLVTASITLGKDCRDLCYIYCGGNPKCTGCNGHPGNSNCSVVLEGLSGATNLELTASHPNVFMFRNDLKWCPMFSKLKTLFLSDWCVVDDFIGLVSFLQHSPILETLTLDLHFGYPEHVMETDERCNQKEQPLLLKHLKVVKIICQVKEDARFHRILKILRIHGVLSKQINIRIHGVLSKQINIQ; encoded by the exons ATGTCCATTTTCCTCGATAACTGGTTGCTGTCGCGTGCTCACCGTGTGTACTGTCCAATAGCTGGCAGCACGGCACGCAGCTTCGGCGCAGGCCacctgttcgacgaaatgtCCATCTGGCGAAGCACGAAGAGGCAAAGCATGGAAACGGCTGTGGCCGGCCACGAGGACCGCATCAGCACCCTCCCGGACGAGCTCCTCCAGTACATGATGTCGTTCCTGCTCTCACGCGACGCCGTGCGAACTTGCGTGCTTGCCAAGCGTTGGCGCGCGCTCTGGAAGTCCGTGCCCGCCCTGCGCATCGGTGACATTGAAAGCTACCACAGCGTACATAGCTTTAGTAGGTTTGTTGACGAGCTGCTACGCCTCCGCGATCCAGCACCTATGCATGAATGTGAGATCCGTTCCAACTACATGCAGAACAATGATGAGGTATTCCAAAGCATGCTGTTGTCGATCCAGTATGCTCTGTCCTGTCAAGTCCAGGTGCTACGTGTTTCTTTTCGGTCTCATGCAGAAAACATGACCTTCGTCTCCTCGCACCTGAAGAGCTTAAAGCTTTGTCATATTTGGTTTTGGGATTGCTCTATAGATTTTTCAAGATGTCAGGTGCTAGAGGAGCTAGAGATGGAAAATTGTGGCATCTTCGAGAATATCTTCTCCCCATCCTTACGGCATCTTAACATCAATGGTGGATGTACTCAGTCGGGATCCTGCACTCGTATTTCTACCCCACATCTCATTGGCTTGAAACTAGGCGACTTTTGGGGTTTGACTCCTTTGCTTGATAGAATGCCATCACTGGTAACAGCATCTATTACACTTGGAAAGGATTGCAGGGATCTTTGTTACATTTACTGTGGTGGTAATCCAAAATGTACGGGATGCAATGGTCACCCTGGTAACAGCAACTGTTCTGTGGTTCTTGAAGGTTTATCCGGCGCTACAAATTTGGAGTTGACAGCATCTCATCCTAATGTG tttatGTTCAGAAATGATTTGAAATGGTGCCCTATGTTTAGCAAGCTAAAAACATTGTTTCTCAGTGACTGGTGTGTGGTTGATGACTTCATTGGATTAGTTAGCTTTCTCCAACACTCTCCAATCCTAGAGACGCTTACACTTGATCTTCATTTTGGATACCCTGAG CATGTGATGGAAACAGATGAAAGATGTAACCAAAAGGAACAACCCTTGCTGTTGAAGCATCTCAAGGTAGTCAAAATCATATGCCAAGTGAAGGAAGATGCAAGGTTCCACCGTATTTTAAAGATCCTCCGTATCCATGGTGTACTGTCTAAGCAAATTAACATCCGTATCCATGGTGTACTGTCTAAGCAAATTAACATCCAATAG
- the LOC100845087 gene encoding vacuolar protein sorting-associated protein 55 homolog: MALSRSMRTCLHSGRLAALAILVSGGIVLQILACALYNNWWPMLTVLMYLILPMPLIFFLGSDSPSIMSNEGDGWVNFTKFLTGASVVGSIAIPSILKHAGVIGWGALTMELSSFAVFGLAILWFIQMNGEDDGYSSVAF, from the exons ATGGCGTTATCTCGTAGCATGAGAACATGTTTGCACAGTGGAAGACTTGCTGCCCTTGCAATATTGGTGTCTGGTGGAATTGTATTGCAGATTTTG GCCTGTGCTCTATACAACAACTGGTGGCCAATGTTAACAG TTCTGATGTACCTTATACTGCCAATGCCACTCATATTTTTCCTGGGCTCCGATTCTCCGTCAATCATGTCTAATGAGGGAGATGG GTGGGTGAACTTCACAAAGTTCCTGACGGGCGCGTCGGTGGTGGGGAGCATCGCCATCCCGTCGATCCTGAAGCACGCTGGCGTCATCGGGTGGGGCGCGCTGACGATGGAGCTCTCCTCCTTCGCCGTCTTCGGGCTGGCCATCCTCTGGTTCATCCAGATGAACGGCGAGGACGACGGGTACAGTAGCGTCGCGTTCTGA
- the LOC100844780 gene encoding vesicle-associated membrane protein 711, with protein sequence MGKIQYAVVARGAVVLAEHNGAGAATNAGAVARQILERLHASGGAAAADCNVSYTQGLFVFHVKRTDGLTALCMTDDAAGRRIPFAFLEDIHGKFVKAYGRAALTALAYTMNDEFSRVLSQRMDYYSNDPNADSINRMKGEMDQVRSVMIDNIDKVLERGDRLELLVDKTATMQGNTMRFKRQARRFRNTVWWRNVKLTAALIFILTVIIYIVLVYLCHGFTLPSCVR encoded by the exons atggggaagaTCCAGTACGCGGTGGTGGCGCGGGGCGCGGTGGTGCTGGCGGAGCACAACGGCGCGGGGGCGGCCACCAACGCGGGCGCCGTCGCGCGCCAGATCCTCGAGCGCCTCCACGCCAGCGGGggagccgccgcagccgactgCAACGTCTCCTACACCCAGGGCCTCTTCGTCTTCCACGTCAAGCGCACCGACGGCCTCACCGCGCTCTGCATGACCGACGACGCCGCCGGAC GACGGATTCCTTTCGCGTTTCTGGAAGATATCCATGGAAAGTTTGTCAAGGCGTATGGTCGTGCTGCTCTCACCGCTCTTGCATACACGATGAACGACGAGTTCTCAAGGGTTTTGAGCCAACGAATGGACTACTACTCAAATGACCCCAATGCCGATAGCATAAATCGCATGAAGGGTGAAATGGATCAG GTGCGTAGTGTTATGATTGATAACATCGACAAAGTCCTAGAGAGAGGTGATCGTTTGGAATTGTTGGTTGATAAGACCGCAACTATGCAAGGAAACACGATGCGGTTCAAAAGGCAAGCTCGTCGTTTCAGAAACACGGTGTGGTGGAGAAATGTCAAGCTCAC AGCCGCGTTGATATTCATCCTCACGGTGATAATATACATCGTTCTGGTGTATTTGTGCCACGGCTTCACCCTGCCCTCCTGCGTCCGGTGA